The stretch of DNA GGCAGGTGCCGCCGAAGGTCGCGCTTTTTTCGACGACCGCAACCTTGAGGCCGAGCTGGGCCGCCTTGATCGCGGCGACATAGCCGCCGGGGCCGGTTCCGATAATGATCACATCATAGGACATTGTTTCGTTTCCTTTGCTTTAATCGTTTAGTCGGCCGCGCGGGTGAGTGCGAGGCGGAAGCCGAAGCCGACCAATGCGGCGCCGGTGATGCGGTTGAACCATTTGCCGCTGGCAATGAAGCGGTCGTGACGGGCTTGACGGTGAAGAAGATCGAGACGCCGGCGAAGAATTTGCATCGTTTACCCTTTGCGACCTACCGCCCACCGCTGACGTTGAGGATTGCACCGGTGACATAGGAGGCCGCAGGAGAAAGAAGATAGAGGACGGCATCGGCCACCTCTTCTGCCGTTCCCGGCCGCTGCATCGGAATGCTCGGCGCCATGTCGCGCGCACGGTCTGGCAGTCCGCCGGAGGCGTGAATATCGGTGTCGATAATTCCCGGGCGGATCGCATTCACCCGGATGCCATCCGCAGCGACTTCGCGGGCGAGCCCGATCGTGAAGGTATCGATCGCCGCCTTCGAAGCGGCGTAATCCACATATTGCGACGGCGATCCGATGATCGCCGCCATCGACGAGACGTTGACGATCGCTCCGCCCTTGCCACCATGCTTGCTCGACATGCGGCGAACGGCCTCCGCCGCGCAGAGAATGGAGCCGGTGACATTGACGCGCATCATCCGCTCGATGCGCTCGACGCTCATTTCGTCGACGCGCTGAGCCGTATCGATGATACCGGCATTGTTCACCAGCCCGTCAAGCCGCCCGAAATGGCGATCAACGGTTTCGAACATCAAGGTGATTTCAGCGGCGTTGCCGACATCGCCTTTGACGGCAATCGCCTCGCCGCCGTCCGCCGCGATCGCTTCAATGACGGCATCCGCGGCTGCCCTATTCGAGACATAATTCACGGCAACCCGCCAGCCTTGCTTGGCAGCAAGCCTTGAGACGGCAGCACCGATGCCGCGGCTTGCGCCGGTCACGAGCAGAACAGGCACATCACTCATTTCGCGCATTCCTTGAATGTCAGGACATCCCAGGGCGCGACCGTCGCCTTGCCTTCGCCCCAAATCGAGGACTCGCGGATCGCCGGACCGAGACCAGGTAGCACGATCCTGTCAGCAGCGCCCTGCGCCTCAGCCTGAAGATTATCCAGTTCGCCCGCGGCACGGACGCTGTAGAACGGCCCTTGCCAGATCGTGCAGGCATCGAGATCCGCACCCGTCACATCACCATCCGGGCACTTGAACATGACGATGCCGATAGCACGATCGGGATCCTCCGACGGCATCACATATCCGTCCAGAACGATCGAGGTCTTCAAGACATTGATCTTGAACTGATTGCTTGCCGCAGCGGCTTCGGAACCGAGCGGCGAAAAGCGGAGTTCATAAGCGCCGTCGCGATCGGCATAGACGGCATCAGATTGCTTGCACTCGGCCGAAAGCGCAGCTCCCGTCATTGCGCACAGGAAAAGTGGCGCCGCCAAGGCAGCCGCCAATTTCAGCCTAACGATTAGGAGCGAACTGCCGTCCGCTGCCGGAACTCCACGCGCCATAAGGCACTCCTTGCCGCGAAAGACAGGGCCGCTCGCGCGGTCCCATCATTCTCTTAGAGATCGAGAACCAGACGCTCCGGATCTTCCAGGCTTTCCTTGACGCGGACGAGGAAGGTCACGGCCTCCTTACCGTCGACGATGCGGTGATCGTAGGAGAGTGCCAGATACATCATCGGACGGATGACGATCTGGCCGCCGACAACGACCGGACGCTCCTGGATCTTGTGCATGCCGAGAATGCCCGACTGCGGCGCATTGAGGATCGGCGAGGACATCAGCGAGCCATAGACGCCGCCATTGGTGATCGTGAAGGTGCCGCCCTGCATGTCGGCCATCGAGAGCGTGCCGTCGCGCGCGGCCTTGGCAAGACGGCCAAGGTCTTTCTCGATCTCGGCGATCGACATCTGGTCGGCATCGCGGATGATCGGAACGACCAGGCCCTTGTCTGTGCCGACAGCCATGCCGATGTGGCAGTAGTTCTTGTAGATGATGTCGGTGCCATCGATCTCGGCGTTGACGGCCGGCAGTTCCTTCAGGGCGTGCGTCACAGCCTTGGTGAAGAAGCCCATGAAGCCGAGCTTCACGCCATGCTTCTTTTCGAAGACGTCTTTGTACTTGGCGCGCAGATCCATGACTGCCTTCATGTCCACCTCGTTGTACGTGGTGAGCATGGCTGCGGTGTTCTGCGCATCCTTGAGGCGCTTGGCAATCGTCTGGCGCAGGCGCGTCATCTTCACGCGCTCCTCGCGGCCGGCGTCCTCGACCGTCGAGGGGCCACGAACTGCAGCGGGAGCGGCAGGCGCAGCAGCCGGGGCGGAAAGACCCTTGGCGACGGCAGCGATCACATCGCCCTTCAGCACCTGGCCGCGCTTGCCACTGCCTTCGACTTGATCGGCCGAGAGATTGTTCTCAGCGAGCATCTTGGCGGCAGCCGGCGCCGCCGGCATGGTGGAAGCCGGGGCCGGGGCGGAAGCAACCGGTGCCGCAGCGGCAGCCGCCGGAGCAGCAGGCGTTGCCTGGGCGGGAGCAGCGACGGCCGGCTCGGCGGCCTTGGCGGGAGCGGCAGCCGGGGCTGCAGCGCCTGCGGCGATCTGGCCGAGCAGAGCGCCGAGGCCCACGGTTTCGCCGGCCTGGGCAACGATTTCGGACAGCGTGCCGGAGCTCGGTGCCGGGACTTCGATGGTCACCTTGTCGGTTTCAAGCTCGAGAATCGGCTCATCGGCCTTGATGGCGTCGCCAACCTTCTTGAACCAGGTGCCGACGGTTGCCTCGCTGACGGATTCACCGAGAGTTGGAACGCGGATTTCTGTGGCCATTGTTCAAATCCTGATTTGCTTGTTTTCGTTTATTCGTTTCCGGCAGCAGACGGCCGGAGAATGATCGAGGGCATTGGTAAAATTTCGAAGTGGAAACCGAAACTGGAGCGGACGATCGGATCGGCATCGGCGAGCGCCTTTGCGGCCTCCCGATCCTCGACTGAAACGACCGCCATACCCCAGGCGCCTTCGCCCTCGAAGACGGGGCCGACAGCAATTGCCGATCCCGCTTCTGCGTTGTGGCGCCAATATTCGGCATGCCGTTCCATCGCAGCCATTTCCTCCCCGGTCGCGTCGTTCGGAAAGCGGGAACGAGGCGGCACAAGTCTCAAGAAGAAATATGCCATCGCCCCAACTCCTCAGCCGCCCAGCGCATCCTCAAGGAATGCAGCGAGCTGCGACAGATGCTTGGACATCAGGCCCGTTGCCGGCGAAGCGGCAGCCGGACGTCCGGTGTAGCGGACGCGCTGATACTTCGCATCGATATGGGCAAGAACCCACTCGAGATACGGATCGATGAACGACCATGCGCCCATGTTCTTCGGCTCTTCCTGGCACCAGACCATTTCGGCATTGCGGAAGCGGGAGAGCTCGTTGATGAGCGCCTTGGCCGGGAACGGGTAGAGCTGTTCGACGCGCAGCAGATAGACATCGTCGATACCGCGCTTTTCGCGCTCCTCCAGAAGATCATAATAAACCTTGCCGGAGCACATGACGACGCGGCGGATCTTGTTGTCTTTCTGCAGCTTGATCGGTCCGTCCTTGATGACCTCTGCATCATCCCACAGAAGGCGGTGGAAAGAGGATTCGCCGGCCATCTCTGCGAGGCTCGAAACCGCCCGCTTGTGGCGCAGCAACGACTTCGGCGTCATCAGGATCAGCGGCTTGCGGAAGTCGCGCTTCAACTGACGGCGCAGGATATGGAAGTTGTTCGCCGGGGTCGTGACGTTGGCAACCTGCATGTTGTCTTCCGCACAAAGCTGCAGGAAGCGTTCCAGGCGCGCCGAAGAGTGTTCCGGACCCTGACCTTCGTAACCATGCGGCAGCAGGCAGACGAGACCCGACATGCGCAGCCACTTGCGTTCGCCCGACGAAATGAACTGGTCGAAGACGACCTGCGCACCGTTTGCGAAATCGCCGAACTGCGCTTCCCAGAGCGTGAGCGCGTTCGGGCGCGCCAGCGAATAGCCGTATTCGAAGCCGAGAACGGCCTCTTCGGAGAGCATCGAGTTGATGACCTCGTAGCGGGCCTGCGTCGGCGACAGGTTGGCGAGCGGGATATAACGCGCTTCGGTCTCCTGATCGTAAAGGACCGAATGGCGCTGCGAGAAAGTGCCGCGTTCGCAATCCTGACCCGAAAGGCGGATCTTATGGCCTTCGAGGCAGAGTGCGCCAAAAGCGAGCGCCTCGCCCATTGCCCAGTCGATGCCTTCGCCCGTCTGGATCATGTTGGCCCGGTTTTCCATGAAGCGCTGGATCGTGCGGTGCGCGTTGAAGCCCGCCGGCACTTCCGAGAGCTTGCGGCCGATCTCCTTCAATTGTTTCATCGGCACGGCCGTCTTGCCACGGCGCTGCTCATCGGCGTTGTCGGCCGTGCGCAGACCAGACCATTCGCCGTCCAGCCAGTCGGCCTTGTTCGGCTTGTAGGACTGCCCGGCCTCGAACTCCTGCTCGAGATGAGCGCGCCAGTCGGCCTTCATCTTCTCGACTTCGCCTTCGGTCAGCAGGCCTTGCGCAACAAGACGCTCGGCGTAAAGCTGGAACACCGTCTTGTGGCCACGGATGACCTTGTACATCTTCGGCTGGGTGAAGGACGGTTCGTCGCCTTCGTTGTGGCCGTAGCGGCGGTAGCAGAACATGTCTATCACGACCGGCTTGTGGAACTTCATGCGGAACTCGGTCGCGATTTTCGCGGCGTAGACCACAGCTTCCGGATCGTCGCCATTGACGTGGAAGATCGGGGCCTCGATCATCTTCGCAACGTCGGACGGATAGGGCGACGAACGGGAGAAGGCCGGGTTCGTCGTAAAGCCGATCTGGTTGTTGATGATGACATGCATCGTGCCGGCGACACGGTGGCCGCGAAGACCCGAAAGGCCGAGAATTTCAGCGATGACGCCCTGGCCCGCGAAAGCCGCATCGCCGTGGATCAGCAACGGCAGAATCTTGGCGCGCTCGGAGAGCGGAATGACATCGCCTTCCCAGACGGTAGCACTCATGTCCTGCTTGGCGCGCGCCTTGCCCATGACGACGGGGTCGACGATTTCAAGGTGCGAAGGGTTTGCCGTCAGCGAAACGTGAACCTTGTTGCCGTCGAATTCGCGGTCGGAAGATGCACCGAGATGGTACTTCACGTCGCCTGAACCTTCGACCTCGTCGGGCGCATAGGAACCACCCTTGAACTCATGGAAGATGGCGCGATGCGGCTTTCCCATGACTTGGCTGAGCACGTTCAAGCGGCCGCGATGCGCCATGCCGAACACGGCTTCCTTCAGGCCGAGGTGGCCGCCACGCTTCAGGATCTGCTCAAGAGCCGGGATCAGTGATTCACCGCCATCGAGGCCGAAGCGCTTGGTGCCCTTGAACTTGACGTCGAGGAACTGCTCATAGCCTTCCGCTTCGACGAGCTTGGCAAGGATCGCCTTCTTGCCTTCCGGCGTGAACGCAACGCCCTTGTCCGGCCCTTCGATGCGTTCCTGAACCCAGGCCTTCTCTTCCGGATTGGACATGTGCATGAACTCGACGCCGAGAGTCGAGCAATAGGTTCGCTCGAGGATCTCGATCATCTGCGGAATGGTCGCGTATTCGAGACCGAGCACGTTGTCGATGAAGATCTTGCGATCGTAGTCGGCCGCGCTGAAGCCGTACGCTTCCGGCGACAGTTCCTTGTAGTCTTCGACCGGTGCTGCGATGCCTAGCGGATCGAGCTTGGCATGCAGATGGCCGCGCATGCGATAGGCACGGATCATCATGATGGCACGCACGGAATCGCGCGTCGCCTGGAGGATGTCAGCGCCGTCGGTCGGCTTGCCGGCAGCTTCGGCCTTTGCCTTCACCTTGGTTTCGATGACCTTCTCGACCGCGCCCCAATCACCGTCGAGCGCAGATACAAGATCGCCGCCGGCCTGAATCGGCCAATTCTTCTTGCGCCAGGAAGCGCCCTTGGCCGCCTTCTTCACATCGTTCGGATCGTCTTCCAGCGCCTTGAAGAAAGTCCGCCACTGATCGTCGACCGATGATGGATCCTCTTCGTAGCGCGCATAGAGCTGCTCGATATAGGCAGCATTGGCGCCATCCAGAAACGAAGTGATCTGAAACTGCTCGTTGGCTTCTTGCCGTGCCATGGTTTTACGCGGACGCTTTCCGCCCGCCTCCTGACTTTTGATGAATTTGCCGGCTCTACCCGGCTGCCGCATTCGAATTTGCCGCCTGTCCGCGGCACACCTGCTGTCGAAAACCTGGGGCCGGGCGGAAGCGCAGGTGCTTTCTTCCGCCCGGATATATAAGTTGGCTTAGCCCTTGAGGACTTCAACCAACGTCTTGCCGAGACGAGCCGGAGACGGCGACACCGTGATGCCGGCCGCTTCCATAGCCGCGATCTTGTCTTCCGCGCCGCCCTTGCCGCCGGAAATCACGGCGCCGGCATGGCCCATGGTGCGGCCCGGAGGTGCCGTTCGCCCGGCGATGAAGCCGACCATCGGCTTCTTGCGTCCACGCTTGGCTTCGTCCTTGAGGAACTGAGCCGCGTCTTCTTCAGCCGATCCGCCGATTTCGCCGATCATGATGATCGACTTAGTTTCGTCGTCGGCAAGGAACATCTCGAGTACGTCGATGAACTCGGTGCCCTTGACCGGGTCGCCGCCGATGCCGACTGCCGTCGTTTGGCCGAGACCTTCATTCGAGGTCTGGAAGACGGCTTCATAGGTCAGCGTGCCGGAGCGCGAGAGAACGCCGACCGAACCCTTTTTGAAGATGGAGCCCGGCATGATGCCGATCTTGCATTCCTCAGGCGTCAAAACACCCGGGCAGTTCGGACCGATTAGGCGCGACTTCGACTTGTCGAGCTTGGACTTGACCTTGACCATGTCCTCGACCGGAATGCCTTCCGTGATGCAGATGATGAGCGAAATTTCCGCCTCGATCGCCTCGATGATCGCCTCGGCGGCGCCGGCCGGCGGCACATAGATCACCGATGCGTCGGCACCGGTCCTTTCCTTGCCCTCGGCAACGGAGGCGAAGATCGGCAGATGTGCTTCGCCTTCGAGCGACCCCCAGGTCTCGCCACCCTTCTTCGGATGGATGCCGCCGACCATCTTGGTGCCGTAATAGGCAAGCGCCTGCTCGGTGTGGAAAGTGCCGGTCTTGCCGGTCAGCCCCTGGACCAGGACCTTGGTGTCTTTATTGACGAGAATGGACATGCCTTAGTTCCCTTTCACAGCAGCGACGATCTTCTTCGCCGCGTCGTCAAGATCGTCGGCAGGGATCACGTTCAGCCCGCTCTCTCGTATGATTTTCTTGCCGAGTTCTACATTGGTGCCTTCGAGACGGACGACGAGCGGCACCTGGAGGCCTACTTCCTTCACCGCCGCGATCACGCCTTCGGCGATGACGTCGCAGCGCATGATGCCGCCGAAGATATTGACCAGGATGCCCTTCACGGCCGGATCGGCGGTGATGATCTTGAAAGCCGCGGTGACCTTTTCCTTCGACGCACCGCCGCCGACATCGAGGAAGTTCGCAGGCTCGGCGCCGTAGAGCTTGATGATGTCCATGGTCGCCATGGCAAGGCCCGCACCATTGACCATGCAGCCGATATTGCCGTCGAGGGCAACGTAGGCAAGGTCATATTTGGAGGCTTCGATTTCCTTCTCGTCTTCTTCCGTTTTGTCGCGCAGAGCGACGATGTCTTCGTGACGGAAGAGCGCATTGCCGTCGAAGGATACCTTGGCGTCGAGGACGCGCAGGCGACCGTTCTTCATGACGATCAGCGGATTGACTTCGAGCAGGCTCATGTCCTTTTCGACGAAAGCCTTGTAGAGGATCGGGAACAGCGTGTCGCCATCCTTGCGAGCTTCGCCTTGGAGATTCAGCGCATCCGCAAGCTTCTTGCTGTCTTCAGCCGTTACGCCCTTTGCGGGGTCGATAGCGACGGTGATAATCTTCTCGGGCGTGTCGTGTGCAACGGTCTCGATGTCCATGCCGCCTTCCGTCGAAACGACGAAGGCAACCTGGCCGACGGAACGGTCGACGAGAATTGAGAGATAGAGTTCGCGCTCGATATCGGCACCGTCTTCGATGTAGAGGCGGTTGACCTGCTTGCCGGCCGGGCCGGTCTGCTTGGTGACCAGCGTATTGCCGAGCATTTCCTTGGCATTGGCGACGACTTCGTCGATCGACTTCGCAAGGCGAACGCCACCTTTGGCTTCCGGCGAGAGTTCCTTGAATTTACCCTTGCCGCGGCCGCCGGCGTGTATCTGGCTTTTCACGACGTAGAGCGGACCCGGCAATTCTTTTGCCGCAGCCTCGGCTTCGTCGGCCTTGAAGATGGCCACACCTTCAGCGACCGGTGCGCCATAGCTCTTCAGCAGAGCCTTGGCCTGATATTCATGAATGTTCATGGGTTTATTCCTGTTTTGATTACTTCAGCGCGGGCGCGATGTTGATGCAGGCTTCGCACAGGCCGGCGACAGCGCCGACCGACTTGTCGAAGGCTTCCTTCTCGGCCTTGTTGAGGTCGATCTCGATGACGCGCTCGACGCCGCCGGCACCGATCACTGTCGGAACGCCGACATACATGTCCTTGACGCCGTACTGGCCGGAGAGATGCGCCGCGCAGGGCAAAACGCGCTTCTTGTCCTTGAGGTAGGCCTCGGCCATCTCGATTGCCGAGGCTGCCGGAGCGTAGTAGGCCGAACCGGTCTTCAGGAGGCCGACGATTTCGGCGCCGCCGTCACGGGTGCGCTGGATGATTTCCTCGAGCCGTTCCTTGGTGACCCAACCCATGGTGATGAGGTCGGTGAGCGGAATGCCGGCAACGGTGGAGTAGCGAGCAAGCGGCACCATCGTGTCGCCGTGGCCGCCGAGAACGAAAGCAGTGACGTCCTGAACGGAAACGTTGAATTCCTTGGCAAGGAAGAGGCGAAAGCGCGAGCTATCGAGAACGCCCGCCATGCCGACCACCTTGTTGGCCGGAAGGCCGGAAAACTTCTGCAGCGCCCAAACCATGGCGTCGAGCGGATTGGTGATGCAGATGACGAAAGCGTTCGGGGCATATTTCTTGATGCCGGCGCCGACCTGCTCCATGACCTTGAGGTTGATGCCGAGAAGGTCGTCGCGGCTCATGCCCGGCTTGCGCGGAACGCCGGCGGTGACGATGCAGACGTCTGCGCCTTCGATCGCAGAATAGTCGCTGGCACCCGTCAGATTGGCATCGAAGCCTTCGACCGGGGACGACTGGGCGATATCGAGGCCCTTGCCCTGTGGAATGCCGTCGGCGATGTCGAAGAGGACGATGTCGCCGAGCTCTTTCAGGCCGGCGAGATGCGCCAGCGTGCCACCAATCATGCCAGAACCGATAAGTGCGATCTTGTTACGCGCCATTTCGCTGTTTCCTTTGCGATCAAAATCAGTCGGGCGCCGCGTCCAGGGCGTCGTCCAATGACGCAATCGCATAGCCCTAAAGCCCAAAAATGGCAACGTGTTATTTTTGGATCAGCAATTTCAATCGTTTAGATACAAAATATCTTACGTAAACGTAAGATATTTTGTTGCGAAACTGTTACTCCGCGGCGTGCTTTTTATGGTGCATCGCAAGATATTCCGCGCTGCGCATCTCAAAAAGGCGCGATGCGGTACGATCGAATTCGAAGCCTTCCGTCCCGCGCCGTTCGATCAGCAAATCTTCCGGCATTGCCGCAGCCGACGCATGAAGGCGAACGCCGTGGTCGTAGAGCGTGTCGACAAGAATAATGAAACGCTTCGCCTGGTTCCGCTTGTCCGGACCGAGCATCGGGATGCGATCGACAAAGATCGTATCGAAACGCTTGGCGATTGCGAGAAAATCAGCAGCACCGAGCGGCTTCTCGCAAAGATCGGCAAAGGAAAAGCGCGCCATGCGATCGACTGCGAGTGGCACATGGATCGACCGACCTTTCATCGGGATATCGAAAGGCTGCGCCTTGCGCCCATCCAGCGCCTGCGCCCAGGACGCGTCCATGGCCATATCCGTCCGCTCATCGATCGGCGTCAGATAGACCGGCTGGCTGTTCAGCTTCTCCATCCGGTAATCCGTCGGGGAGTCGAGCGTCACGACCTCGACATTGTTCCTGAGGAGACCGATGAAAGGCAGGAAGAGACCGCGATTGAGGCCGTCCTTGTAGAGATTGTCGGGCTCGACATTCGAGGTCGCGATGAGCACGCAGCCACGCGCAAAAAGCTCGGAGAACAGCCGCGACAGGATCATCGCATCAGCGATGTCCGTCACCGTAAACTCATCGAAACACAGGAGTTCGGCCTCCTGGTAAAGTGCGGCCGCCACGGGCGGCACGGGATCGGCCTG from Rhizobium sp. 007 encodes:
- a CDS encoding SDR family oxidoreductase, which translates into the protein MSDVPVLLVTGASRGIGAAVSRLAAKQGWRVAVNYVSNRAAADAVIEAIAADGGEAIAVKGDVGNAAEITLMFETVDRHFGRLDGLVNNAGIIDTAQRVDEMSVERIERMMRVNVTGSILCAAEAVRRMSSKHGGKGGAIVNVSSMAAIIGSPSQYVDYAASKAAIDTFTIGLAREVAADGIRVNAIRPGIIDTDIHASGGLPDRARDMAPSIPMQRPGTAEEVADAVLYLLSPAASYVTGAILNVSGGR
- the odhB gene encoding 2-oxoglutarate dehydrogenase complex dihydrolipoyllysine-residue succinyltransferase; the protein is MATEIRVPTLGESVSEATVGTWFKKVGDAIKADEPILELETDKVTIEVPAPSSGTLSEIVAQAGETVGLGALLGQIAAGAAAPAAAPAKAAEPAVAAPAQATPAAPAAAAAAPVASAPAPASTMPAAPAAAKMLAENNLSADQVEGSGKRGQVLKGDVIAAVAKGLSAPAAAPAAPAAVRGPSTVEDAGREERVKMTRLRQTIAKRLKDAQNTAAMLTTYNEVDMKAVMDLRAKYKDVFEKKHGVKLGFMGFFTKAVTHALKELPAVNAEIDGTDIIYKNYCHIGMAVGTDKGLVVPIIRDADQMSIAEIEKDLGRLAKAARDGTLSMADMQGGTFTITNGGVYGSLMSSPILNAPQSGILGMHKIQERPVVVGGQIVIRPMMYLALSYDHRIVDGKEAVTFLVRVKESLEDPERLVLDL
- a CDS encoding YciI family protein, translating into MAYFFLRLVPPRSRFPNDATGEEMAAMERHAEYWRHNAEAGSAIAVGPVFEGEGAWGMAVVSVEDREAAKALADADPIVRSSFGFHFEILPMPSIILRPSAAGNE
- a CDS encoding 2-oxoglutarate dehydrogenase E1 component; translated protein: MARQEANEQFQITSFLDGANAAYIEQLYARYEEDPSSVDDQWRTFFKALEDDPNDVKKAAKGASWRKKNWPIQAGGDLVSALDGDWGAVEKVIETKVKAKAEAAGKPTDGADILQATRDSVRAIMMIRAYRMRGHLHAKLDPLGIAAPVEDYKELSPEAYGFSAADYDRKIFIDNVLGLEYATIPQMIEILERTYCSTLGVEFMHMSNPEEKAWVQERIEGPDKGVAFTPEGKKAILAKLVEAEGYEQFLDVKFKGTKRFGLDGGESLIPALEQILKRGGHLGLKEAVFGMAHRGRLNVLSQVMGKPHRAIFHEFKGGSYAPDEVEGSGDVKYHLGASSDREFDGNKVHVSLTANPSHLEIVDPVVMGKARAKQDMSATVWEGDVIPLSERAKILPLLIHGDAAFAGQGVIAEILGLSGLRGHRVAGTMHVIINNQIGFTTNPAFSRSSPYPSDVAKMIEAPIFHVNGDDPEAVVYAAKIATEFRMKFHKPVVIDMFCYRRYGHNEGDEPSFTQPKMYKVIRGHKTVFQLYAERLVAQGLLTEGEVEKMKADWRAHLEQEFEAGQSYKPNKADWLDGEWSGLRTADNADEQRRGKTAVPMKQLKEIGRKLSEVPAGFNAHRTIQRFMENRANMIQTGEGIDWAMGEALAFGALCLEGHKIRLSGQDCERGTFSQRHSVLYDQETEARYIPLANLSPTQARYEVINSMLSEEAVLGFEYGYSLARPNALTLWEAQFGDFANGAQVVFDQFISSGERKWLRMSGLVCLLPHGYEGQGPEHSSARLERFLQLCAEDNMQVANVTTPANNFHILRRQLKRDFRKPLILMTPKSLLRHKRAVSSLAEMAGESSFHRLLWDDAEVIKDGPIKLQKDNKIRRVVMCSGKVYYDLLEEREKRGIDDVYLLRVEQLYPFPAKALINELSRFRNAEMVWCQEEPKNMGAWSFIDPYLEWVLAHIDAKYQRVRYTGRPAAASPATGLMSKHLSQLAAFLEDALGG
- the sucD gene encoding succinate--CoA ligase subunit alpha is translated as MSILVNKDTKVLVQGLTGKTGTFHTEQALAYYGTKMVGGIHPKKGGETWGSLEGEAHLPIFASVAEGKERTGADASVIYVPPAGAAEAIIEAIEAEISLIICITEGIPVEDMVKVKSKLDKSKSRLIGPNCPGVLTPEECKIGIMPGSIFKKGSVGVLSRSGTLTYEAVFQTSNEGLGQTTAVGIGGDPVKGTEFIDVLEMFLADDETKSIIMIGEIGGSAEEDAAQFLKDEAKRGRKKPMVGFIAGRTAPPGRTMGHAGAVISGGKGGAEDKIAAMEAAGITVSPSPARLGKTLVEVLKG
- the sucC gene encoding ADP-forming succinate--CoA ligase subunit beta — encoded protein: MNIHEYQAKALLKSYGAPVAEGVAIFKADEAEAAAKELPGPLYVVKSQIHAGGRGKGKFKELSPEAKGGVRLAKSIDEVVANAKEMLGNTLVTKQTGPAGKQVNRLYIEDGADIERELYLSILVDRSVGQVAFVVSTEGGMDIETVAHDTPEKIITVAIDPAKGVTAEDSKKLADALNLQGEARKDGDTLFPILYKAFVEKDMSLLEVNPLIVMKNGRLRVLDAKVSFDGNALFRHEDIVALRDKTEEDEKEIEASKYDLAYVALDGNIGCMVNGAGLAMATMDIIKLYGAEPANFLDVGGGASKEKVTAAFKIITADPAVKGILVNIFGGIMRCDVIAEGVIAAVKEVGLQVPLVVRLEGTNVELGKKIIRESGLNVIPADDLDDAAKKIVAAVKGN
- the mdh gene encoding malate dehydrogenase codes for the protein MARNKIALIGSGMIGGTLAHLAGLKELGDIVLFDIADGIPQGKGLDIAQSSPVEGFDANLTGASDYSAIEGADVCIVTAGVPRKPGMSRDDLLGINLKVMEQVGAGIKKYAPNAFVICITNPLDAMVWALQKFSGLPANKVVGMAGVLDSSRFRLFLAKEFNVSVQDVTAFVLGGHGDTMVPLARYSTVAGIPLTDLITMGWVTKERLEEIIQRTRDGGAEIVGLLKTGSAYYAPAASAIEMAEAYLKDKKRVLPCAAHLSGQYGVKDMYVGVPTVIGAGGVERVIEIDLNKAEKEAFDKSVGAVAGLCEACINIAPALK
- the zapE gene encoding cell division protein ZapE — its product is MQPIPDYTSSVSEHLKSLTASGALQIDSAQMDVAKSLDRVLFELKRRRPAAKSSSLGWLFASKKKASEGIKGLYIHGSVGRGKTMLMDIFYRMAPCSKKRRAHFHEFMADVHNRIAAHRLKLKNGEIKQADPVPPVAAALYQEAELLCFDEFTVTDIADAMILSRLFSELFARGCVLIATSNVEPDNLYKDGLNRGLFLPFIGLLRNNVEVVTLDSPTDYRMEKLNSQPVYLTPIDERTDMAMDASWAQALDGRKAQPFDIPMKGRSIHVPLAVDRMARFSFADLCEKPLGAADFLAIAKRFDTIFVDRIPMLGPDKRNQAKRFIILVDTLYDHGVRLHASAAAMPEDLLIERRGTEGFEFDRTASRLFEMRSAEYLAMHHKKHAAE